The region GTCAGCCACGCCTTGCCGCGTTTCGAGTTGAACCTGCCCCGGCTGGCCCGCCACAAGGCCTTGAAAAAACGCGCCCAAGATGCCCGATTTCGCTGGCAAGACAAAGCATTCGAGGTGGCACAGGCCATGCGTGAACGCAGCCAGCGGCAAGGGGCTTTTATCGTCAACATGGCCTCTACCGGGTGCGGCAAAACTTTGGCGAATGCCCGCATCATGTATGCGCTGGCAGACCCTGAGCAAGGTATGCGCTGCGCCTTTGCCATGGGCCTGCGCACCCTCACCCTGCAAACCGGCCGGGCCTTTGGTGAGCTGTTGGGCCTGGGTGATGCTGAGCTGGCCATCCGTGTGGGCGGCAGCGCCAGCCGGGCGCTGTTTGAACACTATGAGCGCGAGGCCGAACAATCCGGCTCTGCCTCGCGCCAGACCTTGTTGGAAGAAGGTAGCCATGTGGTGTTTGACGGCAACACCGAAGAGCACCCCTTGCTGCAGAGGATCATGCACGACCCCGCCGCCCGAGCCTTGCTGGCCGCGCCCTTGTTGGTGTGTACCATCGACCACCTGACCCCCGCCACAGAAAGCCAGCGCGGTGGTCGCCAGATTGCCCCCATGCTGCGCTTGATGAGCGGCGATCTGGTGCTGGACGAGCCTGATGATTTCGATATTGCCGACCTGCCAGCGCTGACCCGTCTGGTGCACTGGGCTGGCCTGCTGGGTTCGCGGGTGTTGCTGTCATCCGCCACTTTGCCGCCGGCTCTGGTGCAAGGCCTGTTTGAAGCCTACCGCAATGGTCGCCAGCACTACCAGCGCAACCGTGGCGACCGCCCCAGCGCAATGGCCCAGGCCGCGGAAATTTGTTGCGCCTGGGTGGACGAGTTTGACGTGCAACAGGCCAACTGCGCGGATGGCGCGAGCTTTGTCAACGAACACGGCAATTTCGCCAAACGACGGGCATTGCGACTGGGCAAAGCCGAAGTGCGCCGCCGGGCGGTGTTGGTGCCTCTGGACTTGCGTGGCAAAGCCAGTGCGCTGCTGCCAACTGGTTTTGCACAGGAAGCCATTCGCCATGCAGTCGGTTTACACCACAAGCATCACCAGCCCGATCCCCAAAGCGGCAAGTGTGTCAGCTTTGGTCTGATTCGTATGGCCAATATCGGGCCGCTGGTGGACGTGGCGCTGGAGCTGTACCGCCTGCCCTGGCCCGAAGGTGTGCGCGTGCACCTGTGCGCCTACCACTCACAATTTCCGCTGTTGATCCGCTCCGCCATTGAGCACCAGTTGGATCAAACCCTGAACCGCCGCCAGCCCGATGCCGTATTCACCCTGCCGGATATTCGCCAGCGCCTGGACGAGAACCCCGAGCCAGACCACCTGTTCATCGTGCTGGGGTCACCGGTCACCGAGGTGGGCCGCGACCACGACTACGACTGGGCCGTGGTCGAGCCATCTTCCATGCGCTCATTGATCCAGCTTGCGGGCCGGGTGCGCCGACACCGTGAGGGCGAATGCAGCACCCCGAATATCCGTGTGTTTGACACCAACCTGCGCCACTTCAGTAGCCCCAATCAACCGGCCTTTTGCAAACCCGGTTTTGAAACAGACCAGTTTCCTTTGCAGCCGCACAGCCTGGGCCAGTTGATGGCCCCTGATGAAGTCGCCGTGATTGATGCGCGGCCCCGCATCGTGGCACGAGAAAAATTGCAACCGCGTAGCCGACTGGTGGACTTAGAGCATGCCCGCATGCAGGCGACGATGTGGCCTGCTCCCCCCAATTCATTGGCGCTGAACGCAGCCAGTTGGTGGCAACTGGCTCCAGCTGATGCGCTGTTGACTGCCGTGCTGCCGCAGCAACAGCCTTTTCGAGATGACCCAACGCCAGACGTGAATTTGGAACTGCGGCCCAATGAAGACGGAGACGACTACACGCTCGTCTTGGTAGTAGACGACAAACAGGGACGGCGTGGGGACAAGACTTACATCGAAGCTGAAAAGTCAAACAACAAGCGCATTCCAGATGCCAAGGTGCAAGGCGAACACATCACCGCATGGGGGGTGACTGACTACATGGAAGCGTTGGTCGACTTGGCCACATCCATGGAAATTTCTATGGAGCTGTGCGCCAAGCGTTTTGGCACTTTGAGCTTGCCCGAAAGCACCAACGGCTGGCGCTTTCATCCGGCGCTGGGGTTTACGAAAGACAAAACCTGAAAAGGAGAGGCCGACACAAGGTCGGCCTCGCTGCCTTTGCGGCAGTGGATAGTGATATCCGCACCCTCTAATGAGGTCATTTTCTGAGCTGTCTTTGCGACAGTGGCAGAAGTTTAGCTGGTTGATTTGACAAGGTTTGTAAAAATATTTCCCTCAAATGATGTCATGGTTTAACTATGGTCAATTTCCTGATAAAGTTGGCCTCAATGATGGTTTGAACATCATTGAGGCCAGAAAGCAACGCCAAAGGCAGTCGAGCGCCGAGGCACCTACGAGCAAGGTTGTTGATCGAAGGAGGGTACGAATGTGACCACGCATCACATGATTAGAAGTTGAGTTCCATGCAAGCCATGCTTGTCAAATTCGTGTCCCTAGGCGTTGCCTGGGGACATTTTATCTGCGACTGATTCGTCGCTGTTTATTGAAATGATTCCCTATGTCTACGATTTCTATCAATCGTCAGGCCGAGCTTCGTTTGCTTGTTTCAACGTTCCTGTCCGAACGCCTAGAAAGTAAACTCGAAAAACTCGATCCTGACGACCCCAAACGCGATGAGCTGCGACAGCAATTCATCCCCGCAACTTGGCTGGAAGATGCCGCCCGGCGTGCCGCGCAAATTCAGGCGGTGACGCACTCTCTGAAACCCGTGCACCCGGATGCCAAAGGCACCAACCTCTACAGCCCACCCAGCACACTGGCTGGCATTGAGCTGGTGGGAAGCCACTGTCTTGGTGATGCCTTTGCCGGCGATGTGGTCGGCAATGCTGCGGCCCTGGATGTGTACAAATTCCTCAAGCAGATGCACGAAGGCCACAGCCTCTTGGCGCTTTCTGTGGCGGGGGATGCCGATCTGGCCGCTGCCTTGAGCGATGACCCCGCGCAGGCGCAAGCCTGGCTGCAGGCCTTTGCCACGCTCACCGAGCCGCGTGGCCGAGTCACCTCGCACACCCTGGCCAAACAGCTCTACTGGCAAATCGGTGACGATGTGCAGGCAGCCGACAGTTATCACCTGCTCTCGCCCCTGTACGCCAGCTCATTGGCACATCGGGTTTATGAAACGCTGCAAGACGACCGTTTCAGTGAGGCCGCCAAAGCTGCCCGTGATGCCCGCAAAGCCAACACCTTCAGCGAGCGCCCGGTGCATGAATACCCACAAATGGCCGCACAGCAACTGGGTGGCACTAAGCCGCAGAACATCAGCCAGCTCAACAGTGAGCGCCGGGGCAACAACTGCTTGCTGGCCTCATTGCCACCGGTGTGGCGCTCGACGGACTTGAAGCCGCTGCTTAACACCGATTCAATGTTCCACCGCTATAGCCGCCGCCCCGAGGTGCGCCAAGCTGTTAAAGACCTGTTGGCCTTTTTGAAGACCGACCCCACGCGAAATGTGGCAACCCGCAGCAAGCGTGCAGCCTGGGTCAATCTGCTGATTGACGAGTTCTTGCAGTTCACCGCTGAGCTGCGCAGCCTGGAGCCCGGCTGGAGCCAAACACCTCAGTGCAAATTGACTGAATCCGAGTGCCGCTGGCTGGATGACGATGGCGTGAACGTGACCGATGCCGAGTTGGATCGTGTGCGCCCCACCGATATTCCTGAGCGCATCTGCGCGGCTTTTGCCAACTGGCTCAATGCGCAGTTGCGTCCTCCGCTGCCCATGGGTGACCCTGAGTTTTTGGCTTGGCGCAATGCCATGATGGAAGAAATCAAGGCGCAAGAACGGGAGGGCACTCATGCCGAATGAACCGACACCACATGCAGCTGTGCTGGTACTGCCGCGCCTGCGGGTGCAAAACGCCAACGCCATATCCAGCCCGTTGACCTGGGGCTTCCCGTCTATCACCGCCTTCACCGGACTGATGACCGCACTGGCCCGCCGTATGGGGCCAGACGCAGGCATCCGCTTTCACAGTGTGGGTGTGGTGTGCCATGGCTTTGAGGCACAGGTAACCCAAGGCGGCTACACACGCAGCTTTTGCCTGACGCGCAACCCCGTGTTGCAAGACGGCTCGACGGCGGCGATTGTGGAAGAAGGCCGGGTTCACCTGGACATCACACTGGTGTTTGAAGTGACGTTGAGCACAGCCTTGCTTGACGATGCCAAACGTGCCCAGTGCGCCGCCGATGTCGGCGAATGTGTTGCCGCCATGCGTATTGCTGGCGGCAGCGTGATGCCACCTTTACCCGGCGCATTGCGGCGGCCACCACGCGCCAAGCTGACGCTACTGGGTGGCGACGTGGAGGCGCAAACCAAGCAATTCAAACGACTCAGCCGCCAGTGGCTGCCGGGCTTTGCCCTGGTGTCGCGTGACGACCTGTTGCAAAACCGCTTGGAAGAGTTGCGCGCCAATGCACCCGCTGAGGCTACTCCGCCCACCTTGCTGGACGCGTGGCTAGACCTGTCACGCATCAACCACCGCGCCAGCCTCAAAGCGGTGCCAGATGCCATCGCGGGTGAACCCACCGAAGTGGTGGAGTGGGCCACCGACCGCCGCAGTGGTTGGCTGGTGCCTATTCCGGTGGGCTATGCCGCCTTGTCAGACTTGTACCCCCCTGGCGCAGTGGCGGGTGCACGCGACACTGCAGTGCCGTTCCGTTTTGTTGAGAGTGTGTATTCCATAGGTCAGTGGGTCAGCCCGCACCGTCTGGCAGACATGACCCAACTCACCTGGCGGCCCGACTACGCACCCGCCAGCGGTCTGTACCGCTGCGTCAATGCATTTCAAGCACCCACAACCGATTCATACACCCCCATTTCTTTTGAAGAATGATTTCAAGGAGTTAAACCATGGCTACTACCAACACACTCAAGACTGCCTCCGTCCTCGCGTTTGAACGCAAGCTCGATCCATCTGATGCCCTCTTTGCCGCAGGCACCTGGGCGCAGCGCGACACCAGTCAAACCTGGCCTGCCGTCGAGATTCGGGCCAAGTCGGTGCGCGGCACCATTTCCAACCGCCTTAAAACCAAAGACCAAGACCCGGCCAAGCTGGATGCCGCCATTGAAAACCCCAATCTGCAAACCGTTGATGTGAGCATGCTGCCAGCCGATGCTGACACGCTCAAAGTCAGTTTCACTTTGCGTGTACTCGGTGGCACCGGCACACCCTCAGCCTGCAACAGTGCCGACTACCAAGCCAAGTTGCTGGCCACCGTGCAGACCTATGCCCAAACGCCGGGTTTTAGCGAGTTGGCCCGGCGTTACGCACACAACCTGGCCAATGGCCGTTTTCTGTGGCGCAACCGTTTGGGTGCGGAGCAAATCGAAGTGCAGGTCGCCCAGTTGGTAGACGGGCAAGCCGTGCAACGCTGGACCTTTGATGCCTTGGCCTATTCGCTACGAGACTTTGATGCGAGCTCTGCGGACTTGACGCAACTGGCCTCCTTGCTGGAACAAGGCTTGAGCGGTTCAAAGTATGTGTTGCTGCAAGTAACCGCCTTTGCGCGCGTGGGTGCAGGCCAGGAAGTCTTTCCGTCACAAGAGCTGATTCTGGACAAGGACAAGGCAGGCAAGAGCAAAACGCTTTACCCAGTGAACGGCACCGCCGCCGTGCACTCCCAAAAAATCGGCAATGCCCTCCGCACCATTGACACCTGGTACCCCATTGAAGATGGGCTAGGCCAAGCAACCCCGATTGCGGTAGAGCCCTATGGCTCGGTCACCTCGCAAGGCAAGGCCTACCGCCAGCCCAAGGTCAAGATGGACTTTTACTCTCTGCTGGATGCCTGGGTGCTGAAAGACCAAGTGCCCGACGTGGCGCAGCAGCACTTTGTGATGGCCAACCTGGTGCGTGGTGGTGTGTTTGGTGAATCTGGCAAGGACTGAAGCCATGGATCACTATGTTGACCTGAAGTTGCTGCCCGACCCCGAAATTGCGCAGCCGCATTTGATGGGGGCCTTGTTCAGCAAACTGCACCTGACGTTGGTGGCCCAGCGTAGCGAACACATCGGCATCAGCTTTCCGGCGGTGCAAGAAGCGCCACCATGGCTGGGTGACCGTTTGCGCTTGCATGGAAGCCAAGCCGATCTGACCGCGATGATGGCCTCCCCGTGGCTGGCAGGCATGCGTGACCATGTGCAGGCCAGCGCTGTGTTGCCCGTGCCGACCACTGCCCGCTATCGCGTGGTGAGCCGTGTGCAGGCCAAAAGCAACCCGGATCGCCTGCGCCGCCGCCAAATGCGCCGCCATGGCATCGATGCCGCTGAGGCCTTGGCGCGTGTGCCCGACACCGCCGCCGAACGCCTGGATTTGCCTTATGTGCAACTGCGTAGCCTGAGTACCGTGCAGTCGTTCAAGCTGTTCATCCGGCATGGAGCCCTGCAAGATGCCGCAAGCCCTGGCGTGTTTGGGGCCTATGGGTTAAGCCCAACGGCGACTGTGCCCTGGTTTTGACCCTTTTTTCAGGCTGTAGGGAAAAGCCTTTGAAATCAATGGTTTGCTGAAACCCTTGGGAAGAAGGGTTTTTGCGAATTTTTGTCGAAAGCTGTTGAAATTCAGGAGCTTATGATGGGATGGGGATAGTTCACTGCCGCATAGGCAGCTCAGAAAGGTAGAGTACGCCCGTATCAAGTCCGAGATTTTGTTCACTGCCGCATAGGCAGCTCAGAAATGTACCGCTGTTTGCCACCACCCCCACATTGAGTTCACTGCCGCATAGGCAGCTCAGAAACCAGAAAAATCAAGCCCCCCGCCCGCAAAAGTGTTCACTGCCGCATAGGCAGCTCAGAAAACAGGAAAAACGCCACGCTCTCCCAGCAATCAGTTCACTGCCGCATAGGCAGCTCAGAAAGCATTGGCGCTGCTGTGGCGCAAGGGGCGGCCGTTCACTGCCGCATAGGCAGCTCAGAAAGCCACGGCGACCCAAATCGCCGAGGTATTTGGGTTCACTGCCGCATAGGCAGCTCAGAAATGCAAGGGGAAGGCTTGCACGGCTGAGAGGCTGTTCACTGCCGCATAGGCAGCTCAGAAAAAGCAAGAGGTGAAGGTGACAACCCGCGTGATGTTCACTGCCGCATAGGCAGCTCAGAAAGGGTGGATTGCACCAAACGCGGCCCGTCCATGGGTTCACTGCCGCATAGGCAGCTCAGAAAGTTCAGCGCCAGCGCAGTCGGCATCTTGCCCTGTTCACTGCCGCATAGGCAGCTCAGAAAAACCCGGTTGCTGAATTGTTCAAGCAGGTGTTGTTCACTGCCGCATAGGCAGCTCAGAAACAACAGGGAAGAGATCGCCAAGCGCATCCGTGGTTCACTGCCGCATAGGCAGCTCAGAAACGCAAGAACATGATGGACGATCATTTACCAGAGTTCACTGCCGCATAGGCAGCTCAGAAAGAAATCATCGAACAACCCGCCAGCGCCCGTGCGTTCACTGCCGCATAGGCAGCTCAGAAAAGATGATATTGGATGTGGCGCCGCTTTGTATCGTTCACTGCCGCATAGGCAGCTCAGAAATCGATGGTTTCGCCATCGTCCAACCAGCTTCGGTTCACTGCCGCATAGGCAGCTCAGAAATTGCAGCAGGCTATCGAAATAACGCCGGTCTACGTTCACTGCCGCATAGGCAGCTCAGAAATAGAAAGAAGTCGGGCATGCGAATGAAGTTCTGTTCACTGCCGCATAGGCAGCTCAGAAATTCAGTGAGCCCCTGCACCGGATTGTGGAGGCGTTCACTGCCGCATAGGCAGCTCAGAAACTTTTCAGAGTGGCCGCACTTTCGCACCAACAGTTCACTGCCGCATAGGCAGCTCAGAAAAGCAAGATGTCCGCAATCGGCGCGGATGCGCGGTTCACTGCCGCATAGGCAGCTCAGAAAACTGGTTGGCGGGAACACCCCGCGACCAATCAGTTCACTGCCGCATAGGCAGCTCAGAAAATTTTGTGGACGAGCAGGTGGTGGAGCAGCAAGTTCACTGCCGCATAGGCAGCTCAGAAAGCACGTTGAGATCTGTGACCCGGCGGTAATCGGTTCACTGCCGCATAGGCAGCTCAGAAAAGCAGCGTGCGAATCTCAGCCTCTGACAGCACGTTCACTGCCGCATAGGCAGCTCAGAAATTGGCCACGTAAACCTGTTGGCCTTGACGGTTGTTCACTGCCGCATAGGCAGCTCAGAAACAGAGCAGGATCTTGCCGGTGGGTGGCGCAACGTTCACTGCCGCATAGGCAGCTCAGAAACAATGGCATAGTGTCTTTTGCCGTTGCGCCACGTTCACTGCCGCATAGGCAGCTCAGAAATTGACGTGAACGGGCGTATCCTTTGGCGCGTGGTTCACTGCCGCATAGGCAGCTCAGAAATTGAACCAAACACATGAGAATGCCATGATGGAGTTCACTGCCGCATAGGCAGCTCAGAAAATCACGGCAGGCCCGTCCTTGATCTGGCAAAAGTTCACTGCCGCATAGGCAGCTCAGAAAGCGTTGTGAGTGCCGCGCAAGTTGAATGTGTGGTTCACTGCCGCATAGGCAGCTCAGAAAAGATGGAAGTTGCAGACATCGGCTGGGCCATCGTTCACTGCCGCATAGGCAGCTCAGAAAATGAAATCCAGCGGGCTTCCCGCAGTTCTTGCGTTCACTGCCGCATAGGCAGCTCAGAAATTGTCCAAAGCAAGGCGAATTTTTCCGTTTTGGTTCACTGCCGCATAGGCAGCTCAGAAATTGAACATCGGGCGCGGGTACATGCGCTCGGAGTTCACTGCCGCATAGGCAGCTCAGAAAACGAGGCAATGAAGGAGCCGTGCGTGTCCGCTGTTCACTGCCGCATAGGCAGCTCAGAAAATATCC is a window of Rhodoferax lithotrophicus DNA encoding:
- the csy1 gene encoding type I-F CRISPR-associated protein Csy1 — encoded protein: MSTISINRQAELRLLVSTFLSERLESKLEKLDPDDPKRDELRQQFIPATWLEDAARRAAQIQAVTHSLKPVHPDAKGTNLYSPPSTLAGIELVGSHCLGDAFAGDVVGNAAALDVYKFLKQMHEGHSLLALSVAGDADLAAALSDDPAQAQAWLQAFATLTEPRGRVTSHTLAKQLYWQIGDDVQAADSYHLLSPLYASSLAHRVYETLQDDRFSEAAKAARDARKANTFSERPVHEYPQMAAQQLGGTKPQNISQLNSERRGNNCLLASLPPVWRSTDLKPLLNTDSMFHRYSRRPEVRQAVKDLLAFLKTDPTRNVATRSKRAAWVNLLIDEFLQFTAELRSLEPGWSQTPQCKLTESECRWLDDDGVNVTDAELDRVRPTDIPERICAAFANWLNAQLRPPLPMGDPEFLAWRNAMMEEIKAQEREGTHAE
- the cas3f gene encoding type I-F CRISPR-associated helicase Cas3f; translated protein: MNILLISQCNKRALTETRRILDQFAERRGERTWQTPITQAGLDTLRQLLKKTARKNTAVACHWIRGQDHSELLWIVGDASQFNSQGAVPTNMTRRNILRQGDENDWHTGQDIHLLSALAALLHDLGKASQAFQMRLLGQLQERNQYRHEWVSLRLFEAFVGDDDDATWLARLANPSEVDDATWLGRLQRDGLDQSVQAPFAHLVRAPLAQAIAWLVVTHHRLPVAPEKDTEPGSKTYLGKKVDWVTAHALKDVLHLMDAGWNELNRGGDAKQMALYWHFPHGLPVTTDLWRKRAARLAGRLLALCQSPDKGQWLNNPYVMHVSRLCLMLADHHYSSLVVDDKGKPAAGRVTGQKNYPLYANTQGPAGQLNQTLDEHLLGVAQHSSEVSHALPRFELNLPRLARHKALKKRAQDARFRWQDKAFEVAQAMRERSQRQGAFIVNMASTGCGKTLANARIMYALADPEQGMRCAFAMGLRTLTLQTGRAFGELLGLGDAELAIRVGGSASRALFEHYEREAEQSGSASRQTLLEEGSHVVFDGNTEEHPLLQRIMHDPAARALLAAPLLVCTIDHLTPATESQRGGRQIAPMLRLMSGDLVLDEPDDFDIADLPALTRLVHWAGLLGSRVLLSSATLPPALVQGLFEAYRNGRQHYQRNRGDRPSAMAQAAEICCAWVDEFDVQQANCADGASFVNEHGNFAKRRALRLGKAEVRRRAVLVPLDLRGKASALLPTGFAQEAIRHAVGLHHKHHQPDPQSGKCVSFGLIRMANIGPLVDVALELYRLPWPEGVRVHLCAYHSQFPLLIRSAIEHQLDQTLNRRQPDAVFTLPDIRQRLDENPEPDHLFIVLGSPVTEVGRDHDYDWAVVEPSSMRSLIQLAGRVRRHREGECSTPNIRVFDTNLRHFSSPNQPAFCKPGFETDQFPLQPHSLGQLMAPDEVAVIDARPRIVAREKLQPRSRLVDLEHARMQATMWPAPPNSLALNAASWWQLAPADALLTAVLPQQQPFRDDPTPDVNLELRPNEDGDDYTLVLVVDDKQGRRGDKTYIEAEKSNNKRIPDAKVQGEHITAWGVTDYMEALVDLATSMEISMELCAKRFGTLSLPESTNGWRFHPALGFTKDKT
- the csy2 gene encoding type I-F CRISPR-associated protein Csy2, translating into MPNEPTPHAAVLVLPRLRVQNANAISSPLTWGFPSITAFTGLMTALARRMGPDAGIRFHSVGVVCHGFEAQVTQGGYTRSFCLTRNPVLQDGSTAAIVEEGRVHLDITLVFEVTLSTALLDDAKRAQCAADVGECVAAMRIAGGSVMPPLPGALRRPPRAKLTLLGGDVEAQTKQFKRLSRQWLPGFALVSRDDLLQNRLEELRANAPAEATPPTLLDAWLDLSRINHRASLKAVPDAIAGEPTEVVEWATDRRSGWLVPIPVGYAALSDLYPPGAVAGARDTAVPFRFVESVYSIGQWVSPHRLADMTQLTWRPDYAPASGLYRCVNAFQAPTTDSYTPISFEE
- the csy3 gene encoding type I-F CRISPR-associated protein Csy3; this translates as MATTNTLKTASVLAFERKLDPSDALFAAGTWAQRDTSQTWPAVEIRAKSVRGTISNRLKTKDQDPAKLDAAIENPNLQTVDVSMLPADADTLKVSFTLRVLGGTGTPSACNSADYQAKLLATVQTYAQTPGFSELARRYAHNLANGRFLWRNRLGAEQIEVQVAQLVDGQAVQRWTFDALAYSLRDFDASSADLTQLASLLEQGLSGSKYVLLQVTAFARVGAGQEVFPSQELILDKDKAGKSKTLYPVNGTAAVHSQKIGNALRTIDTWYPIEDGLGQATPIAVEPYGSVTSQGKAYRQPKVKMDFYSLLDAWVLKDQVPDVAQQHFVMANLVRGGVFGESGKD
- the cas6f gene encoding type I-F CRISPR-associated endoribonuclease Cas6/Csy4, coding for MDHYVDLKLLPDPEIAQPHLMGALFSKLHLTLVAQRSEHIGISFPAVQEAPPWLGDRLRLHGSQADLTAMMASPWLAGMRDHVQASAVLPVPTTARYRVVSRVQAKSNPDRLRRRQMRRHGIDAAEALARVPDTAAERLDLPYVQLRSLSTVQSFKLFIRHGALQDAASPGVFGAYGLSPTATVPWF